The genome window TCCCCAGTGGGTGTCCCCATACTGTGGGTGTCCCCACTGTGCGGGTGTCCCATAGTGTGGGTGTCCCCAGTGGGTGTCCCTGCTGGGTGTCCCGTTGTGCGGGTGTCCCCAGTGGGTGTCCCCATAGTGTGGGTGTCCCTGGTGGGTGTCCCCACTGTGCGGGTGTTGCGGTGTGTGTGTGACGGTGCTGGCGCAGGGCGGGTGCCGCGGGCGGTTGGTCGGCGCGGGGCTGTGAGGTCGTGTTCCGCAACCGGAGCCACGTGAGCTGCCAGTGCCACCACCTGACCAGCTTCGCCGTGCTCATGGACATCTCCCGCCGCGAGGTGCCGCGCCGGGACACCGGGACACgggatgggggggggacacggggctGGGAGGTGTGAAGCCAAGGGGCGGGGCTATGGGATGGAAAGGGCGGGGCTTGCGCTAAGGGAGGGCGGGGCATTTGGATGTGGGCGGGGCTTGGCAGAAGGGAAGAGTCCAAATGGGGGGTTCTGAGGAGGCGGGGCTTGGCTGAAAAGGATGGGAGGGGCTTAAAGGGGTGGAGCTCCAAGGGGGAGGGTGCTAAGCAATGGGCGTGGCTATAAGGGGTGGGCGTGGCTCCCAGTGGGTGGGGCTTCGAAGGGTCCGGGCTACGTGATGTGGGTGGAGCTCCCATGGCAGCGCAATGTGGGCGTGGTTCATGGGGGGCGTGGGCAGAGTGAAGCGGGCGTGGTTCGCCACAGGGCCAAGCCTCCCCACTGGGTAGTGTCATTGAGGGCGGAGCTTCGCAGAGGCTCCTTATAAGGAGAAGGGGGCGTGGCTTGGCGGGAATAGCGGCGCGTGCCGGCCTCGCCCCCCGTGCCGACGCGCGCTGTGGGTGCCGCAGAACGGGGAGATCCTGCCGCTGTCGGCGCTGACCTACGGCTCgctggctgtggggctggcagggctgctgctggcggTGCTGGCGCTGGGCGGCCCGCGGGCACCGCGCTCCAACCGGCACAGCATCCGCCGGCACGCGGCCGCCGCGCTGCTGTTGGCGCAGCTCGTCTTCCTGCTCGGCATCAACCAGGCCGACAGCCCGGTGCGGGGCCTGGGGACGGAGGGAGGGGCTTATAAGGGTTGGGAGCTATCAAAGGGGGGGGGAGtacttttggggggggggggcctcTTAAAAGGGAGTGGGGCTTTCAAAGGGGGGAGGCTTTCAAAGGGATGGGGGGTCTTAAAGGGGAGGGGCCTCTTAAAGGGGGTGTGGCTTTACTGGTGGGTGCATCACCTAAAGGGGGTGCAGCTTCTCATAGGGGTTGTGGCCTCTCATAGGAGTGAGGCCTCTTAAAGGGGTTGGGAGGTCTCTTCTGTGGCGTAGGACCTATAGAAGGGTATGGGGCATCTTAAAGGGGGTGTGGGTCGCGAAGGGGGCGGAGCTCGCAGGTTGGGGTGCTGGTGTGTGCAGGGCTAACGCATAGGGGTTGGTCTCCATCCGTCCTCCCCGCAGCTGGCGTGCACGGTGGTCGCCAtcctgctgcagttcctgtACCTGAGCGCCGTGGGGTGGGCGCTGCTCGAGGGGCTGCACCTCTACCGGCGCCGCAGCGAGCCCCGGCACGTCGACCGCGGGCCCATGCGCTTCTACCAcgtgctgggctgggggctgcccGCCTTCATCACCGGTCAGGATACGGCCCTGCGGCTGATAACCCCGCCCCTTGCTCCTAGACCCGCCCCCCGGCTCCTGGCCAcgccccctaaccctaaccccgcCCCCTCTTGGAAGCCTCACAGCCCTGCTCATCAGGGTATATTCCCGTCCCCTAGAGAGTAGCCACGCCCCCAAACATATGACCACGCCCCCACATCGCCATATCCAGTTTAGCTCCACCCTCATTATCATAACCCCGCCCCCAACGTGGTAAGCCCGGCCCCCATGATTTAAACCCTGCCCACAGGTTATAGCCCCGCCCCTCCCGGCTTAGCCCTGCCCCTTGCTCCCTggccacgcccccccccccccccccccccggctggTCCCTCCCCCCCTGAGCCGTGCCGCTGCCCCCAGGGCTGGCCGTGGGGCTGGACCCCCAGGGCTACGGGAACCCCGACTTCTGCTGGCTCTCCATCCACGACAGCCTGGTCTGGAGCCTGGCCGGGCCCATCGCCTGCGCCGTGGCCGTGAGTGCGGGCTGAGGGCAGCGGGGGGTGCCCGgcgcacccatgggtgctcccATCTCGTCCCTGCTCACCCGGCTGCCCCCCACCCAGGTCAGCATCTTCTTCCTCGTGTTGGCAGCCAGGGCCACTTGTGCCACCCCACAGGGCTTCGAGAAGAAGGGCACAGGGTGAGTGAGCcgggcacccatgggtgggggCATGGGGTGGGGGATACCCatgggtgggggggtggggcaACACCGGGTGCTGGGGCAACCATGGGTGGCAGGGAGGTGATGGGTGCCCCTGGCTGATAGAGGAGTATAGCACAcggtgctgggtgcaggcagggtgctgggtgctgggcgcaggcagggtgctgggtgcaggcagggtgctgggctCATGCAGGatgcagggtgcaggcagggcacaggcagggtgctgggcacagacagggcacaggcagggtgCCGGGTGCAGGGCGCatgcagggtgctgggtgctgtcAGGGCACAgccagggtgctgggtgcaggcagggtgctgggtgctgggtgcaggcagggtgctgggtgcaggcagggcgcATGCAGGGTGCAGGGCGCAGCCAGGGTGCAGGGCGCAGGCAGGGCACAAGCAGGGTGCTGGGCGCAGGCAGGGcacagggcacaggcagggcGCAGGGCgcaggcagggtgcagggtgcaggcagggcgcaggcagggtgctgggtgcaggcagggcacagccagggtgctgggtgcaggcagggtgctgggtgctgggtgcaagcagggcgcaggcagggcgcagggcgcaggcagggcacaggcagggtgcagggcgcaggcagggcgcaggcagggtgctgggtgcaggcagggtgctgggtgctgggtgcaagcagggcgcaggcagggcgcagggtgcaggcagggcgcaggcagggtgcagggcgcaggcagggcacagccagggtgctgggtgcaggcagggtgctgggtgctgggtgcaagcagggcgcaggcagggcgcagggcgcaggcagggcgcaggcagggtgcagggcgcaggcagggcgcaggcagggtgcagggcgcaggcagggcacaggcagggtgctgggcgCAGGCAGGGCGCAGGGCgcaggcagggtgcagggcGCAGGCAGGGCGCAGGCGGGGTGCCGGGTGCAGGCAGGGTACTGGgtgcagggcacaggcagggcaCAGGGCGCAGGCAGGGTGCAGCCAGGGTGCAGGGCGCAGCCAGGGTGCAGGGCGCAGGCAGGGCGCAGGGCGCAGGCAGGGCGCAGGCAGGGTGCCGGGTGCCGTGCGTCACGGGCAGCGCTGTCCCCAGCTCCGCGCTCCGCACGGCCGtggtgctgctggccctgccCAGCCTCGCCTGGCTCCTGGCGCTGCTCTCGGTCAACAGCGATGCTCTGCTCTTCCATTACCTGTTCGCCATCAACAACTGCCTCCAGGTGACACCAGAGCCCCCCAGAGCCCCCGGGCGCTCCCGTACCCCCGTGTCCCCCACAGCCCCCATCACTCCTGTGTCCCCAGTACCCTGGCGTCCCCCATGCCCCTGTAGTCCCTGTGCCCCCGCATAACCCCTGGGCCCCCATCCTGCCTGGCCCCCAATGCACCCCATGGTCCCCCCTTACCACCTGGGCTCCTCATAGCCCCATAGCCTCTATGCCCCCCCATACCCCCTGTGCTCCCATACTCCCCTATACCCCATAGCACCTCCATACCCCATGGACCCCCCCATGTCTCTGTGCTCTATTACTCCCCTATACCCCATAGCACCCCCATACCCCATGGGCCCCCCCATGCCCTCTGTGATTTATTATTCCCCTATACCCTGTAGCACCCCCATACCCCATGGGCCCCCCCATGTCTCTGTGCTCTATTACTCCCCTATACCCCATAACACCTCCATAACCCATGCCCCCCCCATGCCCTCTGTGGCCCCCATAACCCCTGTGCCCACTCCATACCCTGCACATAGCCCCCCTACACCCCCTGTGCCACACCATGTCCCCATAGATTCCCATTACCCCtgtgccccccattgcccctgTAGCCCCCCCCCACATAGccctatagcccccccataAACCCTGTGCCCCCCATGCGGATCCCTCACCCCATTTAGGGTGCCAATGCGGGGTGCACAATGGGTGCAGGGGgtgccaccccccccccatgcccACGTGCCTCCCCCCCTCCACCCCAGGGCCCCCTCGTGTTCCTGTTCTGCGTGGTGCTGAGCAAGGAGGTGCGGAGGAGCCTGCGCCTGAGCTGCTCCCGGCGGCGCAGCCCCGACCCCGCGCTCGCCACCAAATCCACCCTCACCGCGGTGcgtgccggggggggggggaccggGGGGGGACCCGGGTGCAGCCCCAGGCCCGGCGCTGATGGCCCCGTCCCCATGGCAGGGCTATGGCGGGGACAGCACCTACGTGGCCGGGCGGCTCTACCCGGTGCCCGGCGGTGGCTCCAGCGGGTCCCTGCACAGCACCGCAAAGAGCCACCACAGCTACATCCCCTTCGTGTGCCGGTACCGCGGGGGGGGCAACGGCAcggggttgggggggtggggtggtgatGGCACAGTATTGGTGTGTTGGGGTGGCAATGGCATGGTGTTGGGCTGGTAGGGTGATGGGGTGGCTATGGCACAGTATTGGGGTGATGGGGTGGCAATAGCATGGTGTTGGGCTGGCACGGTGATGGGCTGGCAATGGCACGCTGTTGGAGTGGCATGGTGTTGGGGTGGCAATGGCATGGTGTTGGGCTGGCAAGGTGATGGGGTGGCAATGGCACAGTATTGGGGTGATGGGGTGGCAATGGCATGGTGTTGGGGTGATGGGGTGGTGATGGCACGGTGATGGGGTGGCAATGGCATGGGGTTGGGGTAATGGGGTGGTGATGGGGTGGCAATGGCATGCTGTTGGAGTGGCACAGTGTTGGGCTGGCAAGGTGATGGGGTGGCAACGGCACAGTATTGGGGTGATGGGGTGGCGATGGCATGGTGTTGGGGTGCTGGGTGGTGGTGGCCCAGCAGCTCCGTGTCACGGTGCCGGGGCCGTGGCTCACGGTCCCCGCTGTGCAGGGAGGACTCGGGGCTCGCGGGCAGCCCGGGGGGGCTCTTCCTGGACGCCCCGGACCAGCCGCAGGGTAAGAGCCCCCCCACCCCTGCGCCGAGCGCGCCCGGCCTCAGCCCGGTGCTGTCGGGGGGGTGCAGACgccggtgcccccccccccagagcaCGACACGGACTCGGACAGCGACCTCTCCCCGGAGGAGGACCCGAGCGGCTCCTCCGGCTCCTCCCGCTCCTCCGACAGCGAGGACGAGGCCGCTCCCCCCGGATGGGACCCCCCGagcgccgccccccccccggagCCGGCCGGGCCCGGTAACGGCACCCGCGGGcaaccgggggggggggtgcccgTAGTGTGCATGGGGGCACCCCCTGGgcacggggtgggggggggggtctcaccCCATCTGGGTGCTAATGGGGGACATCCAATGGGTTTGGATCAGGGGGCCAAGAGCGCACTCGGTGGGTACGGGGGGGTCCTTGGCCTTGTTTGGGTGCTGATGGGGGCACCCTCTGTGGCGGGAGTGCTTTGCCCTGGTTGGGTGCTCAGAGGGGGGCACCCACTGGGAACTGGGGGGGGCCCTCATCTTGTCCGGGTGCTAATGGGGGGCACCCGTTCATGTTTGTATGGGGGGGACATTCACCTTTGTGCTGATGGGGGCCACCCAgtgtgtttgggggggggggtatctctCGCCCTGGCTGGGCGCTATTGGGGGGCACGGTGAGTATGGGGGGGTCCCCCCCCTGCCCACCCAGCGCTGCCCCCTCCCGCAGGTGACGCCCGGGTGCCCCCCCCGGGCTGCCCGTATTGGCCGGGGGAGTTCATGACCACAGCGAGCGAGAGcgaggggccgggggggggcagcgggacCCTGCGTGTGGAGCCGGGGGGGGGCGacccccccacatcccccccccaGGGATCCCCCGCTGCTGCCCCTGCCGCACCCCCACAAAGGTACAAGAGtcctatggggtgctatggggggggggggaacctcaatgctgccccccccaccccgggtgatgcccccccccccgtgcaGGGATCCTGAAGAAGAAGGGCCTGGCCCCCATCAGTGAGCGcggcagcacccagcaccccgcgcccccccccgccgccccccccgcGGCCTCCTCGGGCAGTgagggggggcgggggggccCCGTGGCTGCCCCCCGCCCGCGGCAGAGCCTCCAGGAGCAGCTCAGCGGCGTCACCCCCATCGCCATGAGCATCAAGGCTGGAACCGTGGACGAGGACTCCTCCGGCTCCGAGTGAGTGccgggcacccatgggtgcccacTGGGTGCGAGGGTGGCTGGTGGGGTCCATTGGCTGCCCACTGGGTGTTGGGGTGCCCATTGGGTGCCCATTGGGTGCTCATTGGGTGCAAGGGTGGCTGGTGGGGTCCATTGGCTGCCCACTGGGTGTTGGGGTGCCCATTGGGCGCCCATTGGGTGCTCATTGAGTGCAAGGGTGGCTGGTGGTGTCCATTGACTCCCCACTGGGTGTTGGGGTGCCCATTGGGTGTTACTGGGCCCATTGGGTGCCCACTGGGTGCAAGGGTGGCTGGTGGGGTCCATTGACTCCCCATTGGGTGTTACTGTGTGCATGGTGTGCCCATTGAGTTTCATTGAGTGCCCATTGGGTGCTACTGGGCGCATTGGGTGCCCATTGGGTTTCCATTGGGTGTTAGTGTGCCCACTGGGTGTCTGTTGCGTGCTCATTGACTCCCCATTGGTTGTTGGTGTCCCCATTGGGTGCCCATTGGGTGTTAGTGTGCCCATTTGGTGCCCGCTGCATGGCCGTTGACTATCCAGTGGGTGCTGGTGTGCTCATTGGGTGCCCATTGACTCTTCATCGGGTGCTGGGGTGCTTGTTGGGTGCCCATTGGCCACCCATGCATTAGTGTGCCCGTTGGCTGCCCATTGGCCACCCATTGGGTGTTGGTGTGACTGTTGGATGCCCATTGGGTGCCCATCGAGCATCCATTGGGTGTTAGTGTGCCTGCTGGGTGCTCATTGACCACCCATTGGGTGCTGCTGTGCCCGTTGGGTGTCCATTGAGTGCTGGCCTGTCCATTGGGTGCCCATTGACCACCCATTGGCTCTTGGGTGCCCATCAGATCTAGCAGTGCCCACCGGGCGCCCATTCAGCACCCATTGGGCGCCGCGGGGGGGGTCCCTCACTAAccctcctcttctctcccccccccccccccgcccagatttctgttctttaatttcCTCCATTAACACAAGGGGGggctcctgctccccccccccacctccatccccccattgggtgctgtgggtgctgagaGCACCCTGCACCCCTCGCCCCCATCACGCATCCGTCTGTCTTTTTCCCCCCCCATGCCCATGTGTCCGTCCGTCCATCACCCCCCAGGAGCGACGAGACCTCCATCTAACGGGGACCCACGGCACCCCCAGTGCCAGCACCATGGGGGGGGCACGCACCAGGACATGGGTGtcatggggatgggggggtcatAAcatggggacaccccccccccccattgcacTATGGATGCTGGCAGGGATTTACCCCCCCACCCCTTGGCACCTTCTtgggttggggggggttggTATTgggtgcccccccccgcccccccccatcacccacAGCCCCTGGGGCCCGGTGgagggttttatttaaaaaatacatggaaaatacaaaaaaaaagggtatttagggaccccccccccccagtgacACCCCCAATGGTGACACCCCCGTGGTgacactggggggggggggggggcggcacCATGAGTGGGAGGGAACCAATATGACACCCCCCCAGGGGTGAGGCTCAGGTGGTGGCACCCATAGGGGGGGCACTGTGGGGAGGGTGCTGGGGGAcccctgggtgctggggggggttTCCTATTGATGATGGTTTCCTTTTGTAATTAAAGCAAAATCCAACCTGAGCCTCGGCCTCGGCCCTGGGGGGGGGCCCTGAcatccgcccccccccccccccgtgcttCAGTGTCCCTGCCCCCGGGGGGGTCACCTCGGGGCGCTGCTCACTGCCGGCTTCCGGGGGCCCCGCAGGCGGCCGGGGGGGGGCCCCGGTTTGCAGCCGGTGCTGGGCGCTGGGGGGGGACCCCGCGATGCTCCTGCAATGGGGAGAGCCCCGAGGGGGAAATTGaggcacggggggggggggggaatcccGCTGcacacctcccccccccagcagcaccatTCTCACCTCGGGGGGCCaggcccccccccaccccgggacAGGGTGGTGGAGGGGGGGGCGCGCGGGtcgaggggctggggggagccggggtcctgctgtggggctggcgGGCTGGGGCGGGGGCTCCCCTCGCCTTCGGCTGGGCTGGGGAGAGAGaggggtgtggggctgggggggggcagcctgacccccattgacccacCCTGAGCCCCATTGACCCGCACCCTGAACCATGGGTGGGTGCTCCATGGATCAAGTGCCCCATGGTGTGGGTGCCCCCTGCAATGGGTGCCCTCAATGGGGtgggtgtccctgccctgcaCCAATgttgtccccatccccatccatccccatccccatcccatcccatccccatcccatccccatccccatcccatccccatcccatccccaccccatccccatcccatccccatccccatccccatccccatccccatccccatctcatccccatccccatcccatccccatccccatccccatcccatcccatcccatcccatccccatcccatcccatcccatccccatccccatccccatctcatccccatccccatcccatccccatccccatccccatccccatcccatcccatccccatccccatccccatccccatcccatccccatccccatcccatcccatcccatcccatctccatccccatcccatccccatccccatccccatcccatcccatctccatccccatcccatccccatccccatcccatcccatctccatccccatcccatccccatccccatcccatcccatcccatcccatccccatcccatcccatcccatccccatcccatccccatccccatccccatcccatcccatcccatcccatctccatccccatcccatccccatccccatccccatcccatcccatcccatccccatcccatccccatccccatccccatcccgtcCCCTGCAGATCCGGTACCTGCTGCCCCCCCCCGTGCTGCTTCCTTGCCCCGGACCCCGGCCCCCCTCCCCTGGGGAGGGCAAAGCCGGGGGGGCCCCCCCACCCTGCTCGGGGGGGGCACCCTGGTACCGGGGGGTCCCTTGGGTGCCGCTGTGGGAGCCGCCTGCAGCagaggttgggggggggggcacagggaccCGGCTCAGCCCAGCGCCCccgggggaaggggggggggacggacacCGGGGGGTGCACttggacaccccccccccccaacggGTTTGGGACCTACCTTGGGGGCGCTGCTGGCAGCGGGGGGTGCCCGGGGCTtgggggggtgctggggggcacCGGGGGGGGCCCGGCTCTTGTTGGGGGCGcggggggggcgcgggggggtCCCGCGCGCTCACGGTGGGCAGCAGCGCGCGCACGGGGCTGTCCCGCACCACGAAGGTTTCGCggcgggggctgcggggggggcgggggctctgcgggccggggggggcggggggggggcaggcGGCAGCGCTGCAGCTCCGCGGCCACGCGCGACGCCTCCcgcaccagctcctccaggcgCGCGCCCCGCAGCGGGCTCCAGCCCCCCCCGGACCCCCCCTCGCCAtcggcctcctcctcctcctcctcctcctggctgCGGGGGGGGCAAAGACGAGACCTTGGCCACGGCCCCCGGCACCCCATGGGCTCCATCCCAAAGCCTTGGGCACAGCGGGGAACGGGCCCGAGCTGTGGGGTCCACATCTCCCATCTATGGGGCTCCCACCTA of Lathamus discolor isolate bLatDis1 chromosome 19, bLatDis1.hap1, whole genome shotgun sequence contains these proteins:
- the PSRC1 gene encoding LOW QUALITY PROTEIN: proline/serine-rich coiled-coil protein 1 (The sequence of the model RefSeq protein was modified relative to this genomic sequence to represent the inferred CDS: inserted 2 bases in 1 codon), which translates into the protein MEQPRPPRGAPGAGEPGLPPPVPPDVRFVTEESFDFGLLSPSDSQEEEEEEEADGEGGSGGGWSPLRGARLEELVREASRVAAELQRCRLPPPRPPXGPQSPRPPRSPRRETFVVRDSPVRALLPTVSARDPPAPPPRPQQEPGPPRCPPAPPQAPGTPRCQQRPQGGSHSGTQGTPRYQGAPPEQGGGAPPALPSPGEGGRGPGQGSSTGGGSSPAEGEGSPRPSPPAPQQDPGSPQPLDPRAPPSTTLSRGGGGPGPPRSIAGSPPSAQHRLQTGAPPRPPAGPPEAGSEQRPEVTPPGAGTLKHGGGGGRMSGPPPRAEAEAQVGFCFNYKRKPSSIGNPPQHPGVPQHPPHSAPPMGATT